A window of Flavobacterium flavigenum contains these coding sequences:
- a CDS encoding aldehyde dehydrogenase family protein: protein MKNTTKIIFPYDQSLIKELPLIDKGNVENILTTAYNLFIDQQNWIPAFKRIEILEKAALIMKDRSEELIHIAISEGGKPYKDSKAEILRAIKGVKLSAEYISHIKGEQIPMGLTEASVNIIAFTSKEPIGVVAAISAFNHPLNLAVHQIATAVAAGCPVIFKPASSTPLSGLALADILKEAGLPEGWLQVVLCDNETAEMLVTDPRVNFLTFIGSAKVGWSLKSKLSPGTRAALEHGGAAPVIVESDADFSEMIPDLVKGGFYHAGQVCVSVQKIYVNQEIVDQFLDQFSEAVQKLIVGNPFDENTDVGSLITPKEVNRVEDWVNEAIEEGAKLITGGERISDTTFQPTVLLNPSEDSKVSKHEIFGPVVCIYPFSSREEAIKKANALEVHFQSAVFTKNIDVALDATKKLNATAVMVNDNTAFRVDWMPFGGRDASGLGMGGISYTINEMTREKLMVFKSKSL, encoded by the coding sequence ATGAAAAATACCACTAAAATAATTTTCCCATACGATCAAAGCCTTATAAAAGAATTGCCTTTAATTGATAAAGGTAACGTTGAAAATATATTGACTACTGCTTACAATTTATTTATTGATCAGCAAAACTGGATTCCTGCTTTTAAAAGAATTGAAATATTAGAAAAAGCAGCTTTAATAATGAAGGACAGAAGTGAAGAACTAATTCATATTGCTATCAGTGAAGGCGGAAAACCTTATAAAGACTCAAAAGCAGAAATTCTGAGAGCTATAAAAGGCGTGAAATTATCAGCTGAATATATATCGCACATCAAAGGAGAACAAATTCCGATGGGGCTTACAGAAGCTTCTGTAAACATAATTGCTTTTACATCAAAAGAACCTATTGGAGTTGTGGCAGCTATCAGTGCATTTAATCATCCATTAAATTTAGCAGTACATCAAATTGCTACCGCTGTTGCGGCGGGTTGTCCGGTCATATTTAAACCAGCAAGCAGCACGCCATTATCAGGTCTTGCTTTGGCCGATATTTTAAAAGAAGCTGGTTTACCCGAAGGATGGCTGCAAGTAGTTTTATGTGATAATGAAACAGCAGAAATGTTAGTTACAGATCCGAGAGTTAATTTCCTGACTTTTATTGGTTCTGCAAAAGTGGGCTGGTCGCTAAAAAGCAAATTGTCTCCGGGAACACGTGCTGCATTAGAACATGGTGGCGCCGCTCCTGTAATTGTAGAAAGTGATGCTGATTTTAGTGAAATGATTCCCGATTTGGTAAAAGGGGGCTTTTATCATGCAGGTCAGGTTTGTGTTTCAGTTCAGAAGATTTATGTCAATCAGGAAATTGTCGACCAATTTTTGGACCAGTTTTCTGAGGCAGTGCAAAAATTAATTGTTGGAAATCCTTTTGATGAAAATACAGATGTAGGTTCGCTTATAACGCCCAAAGAAGTTAATCGTGTCGAGGATTGGGTTAATGAAGCAATTGAAGAAGGCGCTAAATTAATAACTGGCGGAGAACGTATTTCTGACACCACGTTTCAGCCAACAGTTTTGCTTAATCCATCAGAGGATTCTAAAGTATCAAAGCACGAGATTTTTGGTCCTGTTGTCTGTATATATCCTTTCTCAAGTAGGGAAGAGGCCATAAAAAAAGCAAATGCTTTAGAAGTTCATTTTCAGTCCGCTGTTTTTACAAAAAATATTGATGTTGCATTAGATGCGACAAAAAAACTAAACGCTACAGCTGTTATGGTAAACGACAATACCGCTTTTAGAGTGGATTGGATGCCGTTTGGCGGAAGAGACGCTTCTGGTCTTGGAATGGGCGGAATATCGTATACGATAAATGAAATGACAAGAGAAAAGCTAATGGTATTTAAAAGTAAATCTCTCTAA
- a CDS encoding LLM class flavin-dependent oxidoreductase, which yields MKSIGFLSFGHWSNNPSYGSRTAGDTLLQSIDLAVAAEELGIDGAYFRVHHFAQQLASPFPLLSAIGAKTNKIEIGTGVIDMRYENPLYMLEDASAADLISGGRLQLGISRGSPEQVIDGWRYFGYEPNENETDADMGRQKALQFLEGLKGEGFAEPNPYPMFPNPPGLLRIEPHSEGLRERIWWGAASNATAVWAAENGMHLQSSTLKYDENGKPFHIQQADQIRLYKEAWKKAGHEREPRVSVSRSIFALMNDQDNYYFGSQGKGADSFGYIERDKRAVFGKSYAAEPDKLIAELAQDEAIQEADTILLTIPNTLGVEYNIHILSSILEHVAPGLGWR from the coding sequence ATGAAGAGTATAGGATTTTTATCATTTGGACATTGGTCAAATAATCCATCCTACGGATCTCGTACAGCGGGAGATACACTTCTCCAATCAATCGATTTAGCTGTAGCGGCAGAAGAATTAGGCATAGACGGAGCTTATTTTCGGGTACATCATTTTGCACAACAGCTAGCTTCACCTTTTCCATTGCTTTCGGCTATTGGCGCCAAAACCAATAAAATTGAAATAGGAACAGGCGTAATCGATATGAGGTATGAAAATCCGTTGTACATGCTGGAGGATGCCAGTGCTGCCGATTTAATATCAGGAGGACGTTTACAATTAGGAATAAGTAGAGGATCACCGGAGCAGGTTATAGACGGTTGGCGTTATTTTGGTTATGAACCTAATGAAAATGAAACAGATGCAGACATGGGACGCCAAAAAGCATTACAATTTTTAGAAGGATTAAAAGGGGAAGGATTTGCAGAACCAAATCCGTATCCAATGTTTCCAAATCCGCCAGGATTGTTGCGTATCGAACCACATTCAGAAGGATTGAGAGAAAGGATCTGGTGGGGCGCTGCATCTAATGCAACTGCTGTCTGGGCTGCCGAAAACGGCATGCACCTGCAAAGTTCTACACTTAAGTATGACGAGAATGGCAAACCTTTTCATATTCAGCAGGCAGACCAGATACGATTGTACAAGGAAGCCTGGAAAAAAGCCGGACATGAACGTGAACCAAGGGTTTCTGTAAGTCGTTCGATTTTTGCATTAATGAATGATCAGGATAACTATTATTTTGGTTCGCAAGGAAAAGGAGCTGATAGTTTTGGTTATATTGAACGGGATAAAAGAGCAGTATTTGGAAAAAGTTATGCTGCGGAACCGGATAAGTTAATAGCAGAGCTGGCTCAGGATGAAGCTATACAGGAAGCAGATACCATTCTTCTGACTATTCCCAACACTTTAGGAGTCGAGTATAATATACATATTTTATCATCAATTTTGGAGCACGTTGCACCAGGATTAGGTTGGAGATAA
- a CDS encoding polysaccharide deacetylase family protein has translation MKLFFTKTLLLLMLLSLLSCETKNSKPKPKPYKAGVILSFDDAYVDEWYEADQALKKYSWKATFNVCRIDSIGAPQIKKLLEMQKYGHEIAGHGYHHYNAVKFTQEYGISQYMDQEINPMIISLKKKSFKTTSFAYPYGERSESLDRALSPKFKIIRGRAFGGEIPEKQDSYFNNSKIVFAFDIDNSHIHFSIPYLLELLHYAKENNKILILCGHKPVKEITENYQTKIETLEFICKYMKLNDLKFYKLSDLDNLLPQKQ, from the coding sequence ATGAAGCTATTTTTTACTAAAACACTCTTACTTTTAATGTTGTTAAGTTTATTATCCTGTGAAACTAAAAATTCAAAACCAAAACCAAAACCTTATAAAGCGGGCGTAATTTTATCTTTTGATGATGCTTATGTTGATGAATGGTACGAAGCTGATCAGGCTTTAAAAAAATATTCATGGAAAGCCACTTTTAATGTCTGCCGAATAGATTCTATAGGAGCTCCACAAATCAAAAAACTGCTGGAAATGCAAAAATACGGACACGAGATTGCCGGACACGGTTATCACCATTATAATGCTGTTAAATTTACACAGGAATATGGAATTTCCCAGTATATGGATCAGGAAATAAATCCTATGATCATCTCTCTGAAAAAGAAATCCTTTAAAACTACTTCATTTGCTTATCCATATGGAGAAAGATCGGAATCTCTTGACAGGGCACTATCACCTAAATTTAAGATCATAAGAGGCCGTGCATTTGGAGGAGAGATTCCTGAAAAACAGGACAGCTATTTCAACAATTCGAAAATTGTATTTGCTTTTGATATTGATAACAGCCATATTCATTTTAGTATTCCTTATCTTCTCGAATTATTACATTACGCTAAAGAAAATAATAAAATTTTAATACTGTGCGGCCACAAACCTGTTAAAGAGATAACTGAAAATTATCAGACCAAAATAGAAACACTCGAATTTATCTGTAAATACATGAAACTAAATGATCTTAAGTTTTACAAACTTTCTGATTTGGATAATTTGCTTCCTCAGAAACAATAA
- the mprF gene encoding bifunctional lysylphosphatidylglycerol flippase/synthetase MprF: MKVPTIFNTFSDYFKQTKGISFLRENDKIIRQFVFTLFFIGVGIWFIKHENSELKEVKNVIADAGIFWVLFGVTLSGIYILLQALMYFASFKAIQSEISFRQSVVLFLKRNFVSVFLPAGGISSLAFFTKSIEKKGVKQTQIHFASILYGFVGILSVIIVAIPALLYSLFQGTLGAGEWYAFGAVAVLGILIFYSYKSILKKSNVYRLIVKFFPSAEVFMDDLQNNRINKQKFWLVVFFSVLIEFVGITHLYIAMIALGFTPSLSAAIMGYIISVIFLIVSPFLRGLGAIEISMSFILIQFGFSNVNAIAVTFLYRFFEFWIPLLAGASLFLFNVNKLLMRIVPSFLLFVLGLINIISVLTPAISERLHTLENIVPVSAIKASNYFVITAGLFMLVNAAFMLKGLRNAWWFAVFLTGISVIGHLTKAIDYEEAIVALIVLISLIVTRKEYYVKSSSHLQSIGLKTVLMSIAAVLVYSILGFYFLDKKHFNIDFNWVESVKYGLQNYFLIGSSDLVPLDRFARRFLLSINSCGFLSLGFLIYTLVRPYTIKKEALENDFAKAIEILNKYGNSSLDYFKTYDDKVIFIARSNKAFLAYRVTDNFAVVLENPVAASETEIKQCILEFDAYCYDNGLRSLYYRVPEENLDLYYSLRKKSLFIGQEGVVDLSSFTLEGSAKKSLRNAISKVKEKGFKTTIHTAPVKDGLLQKIKAVSDEWLDSTGRTEIIFSQGRFDWEELKQQTIITVENSEEKIVAFLNVIPDYAKGEGTYDLIRKTNDAPNGIIDFILLELFTYLKSQGCTSVNLGLAAMSGLEEANTFPEKSMKFAYERIKFFSHYKGLRDFKEKFSPVWYNKYLVYSHDYDLLQAPIVLNKVVKP; encoded by the coding sequence ATGAAAGTACCAACCATTTTCAATACGTTTTCAGATTATTTTAAACAAACAAAAGGTATTTCCTTTTTACGGGAAAATGATAAAATTATAAGGCAGTTTGTATTCACTCTTTTCTTTATTGGAGTTGGAATCTGGTTTATCAAACATGAAAATTCAGAGCTTAAAGAAGTAAAAAATGTAATTGCAGATGCAGGCATTTTTTGGGTTTTATTCGGTGTAACCTTATCCGGAATCTATATCCTCCTTCAGGCACTGATGTATTTTGCTTCTTTTAAAGCGATACAAAGTGAAATTTCATTCAGGCAATCCGTTGTTTTATTTCTTAAACGAAATTTTGTGAGTGTATTTTTACCGGCAGGCGGAATTTCATCTTTGGCATTTTTTACAAAATCCATTGAAAAAAAAGGAGTAAAGCAGACTCAAATTCATTTTGCCTCAATACTTTATGGTTTTGTCGGAATCCTTTCTGTAATTATTGTAGCAATCCCTGCTTTATTGTATTCTTTATTTCAGGGCACTTTAGGAGCAGGAGAATGGTATGCATTTGGAGCTGTTGCGGTATTGGGGATCCTGATTTTTTATAGTTATAAATCAATTTTAAAGAAAAGCAATGTATACCGCCTTATTGTAAAGTTTTTTCCGTCTGCTGAAGTATTTATGGATGATTTGCAGAACAATCGGATCAACAAACAAAAATTCTGGCTGGTTGTCTTTTTTTCTGTGCTCATTGAGTTTGTCGGAATTACGCATTTGTATATCGCTATGATTGCTTTAGGCTTTACACCATCATTATCTGCAGCCATAATGGGGTACATTATTTCGGTGATATTCCTGATTGTTTCTCCCTTTCTTCGCGGGCTTGGCGCTATCGAAATTTCAATGAGTTTTATACTGATACAATTTGGCTTTTCAAATGTTAATGCCATAGCTGTTACTTTTTTGTATCGTTTTTTTGAATTCTGGATTCCGTTGCTTGCCGGAGCATCACTATTTCTGTTTAATGTCAATAAGTTGTTGATGCGCATTGTGCCATCTTTTCTACTTTTTGTATTAGGATTAATCAATATAATATCGGTCTTAACTCCGGCTATTTCTGAACGTCTTCATACTCTGGAAAATATTGTTCCGGTTTCGGCTATTAAAGCTTCAAATTATTTTGTTATAACAGCCGGATTATTTATGCTTGTTAACGCGGCTTTTATGCTCAAAGGGCTAAGAAATGCCTGGTGGTTTGCTGTTTTTCTTACCGGTATTTCAGTTATCGGACACCTTACAAAAGCGATTGATTATGAAGAAGCGATTGTTGCGCTGATCGTTTTGATTAGTTTAATTGTTACCAGAAAAGAATATTATGTAAAAAGCAGTTCGCATTTGCAGAGTATAGGCTTAAAGACCGTTTTAATGAGTATTGCGGCTGTTTTGGTATACAGCATTCTGGGGTTTTATTTTCTGGATAAGAAACATTTCAATATTGATTTTAACTGGGTCGAGTCTGTCAAATACGGCCTTCAGAATTACTTCTTAATAGGGAGTTCAGATTTGGTGCCTTTGGATCGTTTTGCGAGACGTTTTTTACTGTCAATTAATAGTTGTGGATTTTTATCACTCGGATTTTTGATTTACACTTTAGTTCGTCCGTATACCATAAAAAAGGAAGCGTTAGAAAATGATTTTGCAAAAGCTATTGAAATTCTGAATAAGTATGGAAATTCTTCTTTAGATTATTTTAAAACCTATGATGATAAAGTTATTTTTATTGCCCGTTCTAATAAAGCCTTTTTAGCTTATCGTGTGACCGATAATTTTGCCGTAGTACTTGAAAATCCCGTTGCAGCATCAGAGACAGAAATTAAACAATGCATCCTCGAATTTGATGCTTATTGTTATGACAATGGATTAAGAAGCCTTTATTATCGTGTACCCGAAGAAAATTTGGATTTATATTATTCGCTCCGCAAAAAGAGTTTATTTATCGGTCAGGAAGGAGTAGTAGATTTATCGTCATTTACTTTGGAAGGCAGTGCTAAAAAATCCCTTCGTAATGCGATAAGTAAAGTAAAAGAGAAAGGTTTTAAAACTACAATTCATACGGCACCAGTAAAAGATGGATTATTGCAAAAAATAAAAGCAGTAAGTGATGAATGGCTCGATAGCACCGGAAGAACCGAAATTATTTTTTCGCAGGGGAGATTTGACTGGGAGGAACTTAAACAGCAGACTATTATTACGGTTGAAAATTCCGAAGAAAAAATTGTGGCTTTTTTAAATGTAATTCCAGATTATGCAAAAGGGGAAGGAACATATGATTTAATCCGTAAAACGAATGATGCTCCAAACGGAATCATAGATTTCATTCTTTTAGAACTTTTTACGTATTTAAAATCTCAGGGCTGTACATCCGTAAATCTAGGATTAGCGGCAATGAGCGGATTAGAAGAGGCGAATACTTTTCCTGAAAAATCAATGAAGTTTGCTTATGAACGAATAAAATTCTTTTCACATTATAAAGGATTACGCGATTTTAAGGAGAAATTTTCTCCGGTTTGGTACAATAAATACTTAGTTTATTCTCATGATTATGATTTACTCCAGGCTCCGATAGTTTTAAATAAAGTAGTAAAACCATAA
- a CDS encoding DUF998 domain-containing protein, protein MEVARLYLVKITAIMCITICISDIIVLFLAGLYYPGYSQLKMTMSSLGASESPVSEFISVWWIFIGVAFIFFGIVFRKAFGSNHKNVRLASLLFILYGLGEGIGSGIFKADRIAGKMTDSFVMHDIAGGIGVIAALILPLVMKEVMTKENKSGFTLLSQIIFTVGFITMLLFTIQFSSDENNFIVFYKGLWQRIFMLNLYVYFIVISAIMYHKKI, encoded by the coding sequence ATGGAGGTAGCACGTTTATATTTGGTGAAAATTACAGCTATAATGTGTATTACTATTTGTATTTCGGATATTATTGTATTGTTTCTGGCAGGGCTTTATTATCCGGGATACAGCCAGTTGAAAATGACTATGAGTTCTTTAGGGGCTTCAGAAAGTCCAGTGTCAGAATTCATTTCGGTATGGTGGATATTTATTGGAGTTGCATTTATTTTCTTCGGAATCGTTTTTAGAAAAGCATTCGGAAGCAATCATAAAAATGTAAGACTGGCTTCCCTGCTGTTTATCCTTTACGGATTAGGAGAAGGAATAGGTTCCGGTATATTCAAAGCAGACAGAATAGCCGGAAAAATGACCGATTCGTTTGTAATGCATGATATAGCAGGAGGTATTGGTGTTATTGCAGCATTGATCTTACCTTTAGTAATGAAGGAGGTGATGACAAAGGAAAATAAATCCGGTTTCACTTTATTGTCACAGATTATTTTTACCGTAGGATTTATTACAATGCTGCTTTTTACAATTCAGTTTTCTTCTGATGAAAACAATTTTATTGTTTTTTATAAAGGATTGTGGCAGAGGATTTTCATGCTGAATCTTTATGTGTATTTTATTGTAATTTCAGCTATCATGTATCATAAGAAAATATAA